A window from Cryobacterium sp. SO1 encodes these proteins:
- the rpoB gene encoding DNA-directed RNA polymerase subunit beta, producing MAAARNATTNSPKNGRAAGRLSFAKISDNLTVPDLLALQTESFDWLVGNDIWKARLAEAQAAGRNDLNARTGLDEIFEEISPIEDLSETMQLSFTNPELEPEKYTIDECKEKGKTYSAPLYVNAEFMNHLTGEIKTQTVFMGDFPLMTPKGTFVINGTERVVVSQLVRSPGVYFNREQEKTSDKDIYSARVIPSRGAWLEFEIDKRDQVGVRIDRKRKQSVTVFLKALGLTSEEILEEFKGFASIELTLEKDNILTKEEALKDIYRKLRPGEQVAAEAARALLDNFFFNSKRYDLAKVGRYKINRKLGLEAPLTDSVLTLQDILATIKYLVALHDNQTTIRGSREGVETDIRIDIDDIDHFGNRRIRAVGELIQNQVRTGLSRMERVVRERMTTQDIEAITPQTLINVRPVVAAIKEFFGTSQLSQFMDQNNPLAGLTHKRRLSALGPGGLSRDRAGVEVRDVHPSHYGRMCPIETPEGPNIGLIGSLASFARINAFGFIETPYRRVIDGVVSTTIDYLTASEEDEYIVAQANAPLTKAARFAEGRVLARKKGGEVDLFPAEDIGYMDVSPRQMVSVATSLIPFLEHDDANRALMGANMQRQAVPLLLSDSPLVGTGMEGFAAIDAGDVLTAQKPGVVMEVSADVVTIQLDEGGTQDYYLRKFSRSNQGTSYNHRVIVNAGDRIEAGEVIADGPATDQGELALGKNLLVAFMSWEGHNFEDAIILSQNLVKDDVLSSIHIEEYEVDARDTKLGKEEITRDLPNVSPDLLADLDERGIIRIGAEVRPGDILVGKVTPKGETELSAEERLLRAIFNEKSREVRDTSLKVPHGERGTIIGVKVFDSQDGDDELGSGVNQRVVVFIAQKRKITEGDKLAGRHGNKGVISKILPVEDMPFLADGTPVDIILNPLGIPGRMNFGQVLETHLGWIAKQGWQVEGKPKWAGRLPEAAHSAAPNTKVATPVFDGALEEEIAGLLDSTTLTRDGDRLIDSTGKTQLFDGRSGEPYPMPIAVGYMYILKLHHLVDDKIHARSTGPYSMITQQPLGGKAQFGGQRFGEMEVWALEAYGAAYALQELLTIKSDDILGRVKVYEAIVKGENIQEPGIPESFKVLIKEMQSLCLNVEVLSADGTAVSLRDTDDEVFRAAEELGINISTRFESSSIDDI from the coding sequence TTGGCTGCTGCGCGCAACGCAACCACCAATTCACCCAAGAACGGACGAGCTGCTGGCCGTCTTTCGTTCGCAAAGATTTCTGACAACCTCACGGTTCCCGATCTGCTGGCTTTGCAGACCGAGAGCTTTGACTGGCTTGTCGGAAACGACATCTGGAAAGCCCGCCTCGCCGAGGCGCAGGCCGCAGGTCGTAACGACCTGAACGCCCGCACCGGCCTCGACGAGATCTTCGAGGAGATCTCTCCGATCGAGGACCTCAGCGAAACGATGCAGCTGTCCTTCACCAACCCGGAGCTCGAGCCGGAGAAGTACACCATCGACGAGTGCAAGGAAAAGGGTAAGACCTACTCCGCACCGCTGTATGTGAACGCTGAGTTCATGAACCACCTCACCGGTGAGATCAAGACCCAGACCGTGTTCATGGGCGACTTCCCGCTGATGACCCCCAAGGGCACCTTCGTGATCAACGGCACCGAGCGTGTCGTCGTGTCGCAGCTGGTGCGCTCCCCGGGTGTGTACTTCAACCGCGAGCAGGAGAAGACCTCCGACAAGGACATCTACTCCGCCCGCGTCATCCCGAGCCGTGGTGCCTGGCTCGAATTCGAGATCGACAAGCGCGACCAGGTCGGCGTTCGCATCGACCGCAAGCGCAAGCAGTCCGTCACGGTGTTCCTCAAGGCCCTCGGACTCACCTCCGAAGAGATCCTCGAGGAGTTCAAGGGCTTCGCGTCCATCGAGCTCACCCTGGAGAAGGACAACATCCTCACCAAGGAAGAAGCCCTCAAGGACATCTACCGCAAGCTCCGCCCGGGCGAGCAGGTGGCCGCCGAGGCCGCGCGTGCGCTGCTGGACAACTTCTTCTTCAACTCCAAGCGCTACGACCTGGCCAAGGTTGGTCGTTACAAGATCAACCGCAAGCTGGGCCTCGAGGCGCCGCTCACCGACTCCGTTCTCACGCTCCAGGACATCCTGGCCACGATCAAGTACCTGGTTGCGCTGCACGACAACCAGACCACGATCCGCGGCAGCCGTGAGGGTGTCGAGACCGACATCCGCATCGACATCGACGACATCGACCACTTCGGTAACCGTCGTATCCGCGCCGTCGGCGAGCTCATCCAGAACCAGGTGCGCACCGGCCTGTCCCGCATGGAGCGTGTCGTTCGCGAGCGCATGACCACGCAGGACATCGAAGCGATCACCCCGCAGACCCTGATCAACGTGCGCCCCGTCGTCGCGGCGATCAAGGAGTTCTTCGGTACGAGCCAGCTGTCGCAGTTCATGGACCAGAACAACCCGCTCGCCGGCCTCACGCACAAGCGTCGCCTGTCCGCGCTGGGCCCGGGTGGTCTGTCCCGTGACCGCGCCGGCGTCGAGGTGCGAGACGTTCACCCGTCCCACTACGGCCGCATGTGCCCGATTGAAACCCCTGAAGGCCCGAACATCGGCCTGATCGGTTCGCTCGCCTCGTTCGCGCGGATCAACGCCTTCGGTTTCATCGAGACCCCGTACCGTCGTGTCATCGACGGTGTCGTCTCCACGACGATCGACTACCTCACCGCAAGTGAGGAAGACGAGTACATCGTCGCGCAGGCCAACGCCCCGCTGACCAAGGCCGCCCGCTTCGCTGAGGGCCGCGTTCTGGCCCGTAAGAAGGGTGGCGAGGTTGACCTCTTCCCCGCAGAAGACATCGGCTACATGGATGTCTCGCCGCGCCAGATGGTCTCGGTCGCAACGAGCCTCATCCCCTTCCTCGAGCACGACGACGCTAACCGCGCACTCATGGGTGCCAACATGCAGCGTCAGGCTGTGCCGCTGCTGCTCAGCGACAGCCCGCTGGTCGGAACCGGTATGGAGGGCTTCGCGGCCATCGACGCCGGTGACGTGCTCACCGCACAGAAGCCCGGTGTGGTCATGGAGGTGTCGGCTGACGTCGTCACCATCCAGCTCGACGAGGGCGGAACGCAGGACTACTACCTGCGCAAGTTCAGCCGCTCCAACCAGGGCACCAGCTACAACCACCGTGTCATCGTCAACGCCGGCGACCGTATCGAGGCCGGCGAGGTCATCGCCGATGGTCCCGCTACCGACCAGGGTGAGCTCGCTCTCGGAAAGAACCTCCTCGTGGCATTCATGTCATGGGAGGGTCACAACTTCGAGGACGCCATCATCCTGAGCCAGAACCTGGTGAAGGACGACGTTCTCTCCTCGATTCACATCGAAGAGTACGAAGTCGACGCGCGCGACACCAAGCTGGGCAAGGAAGAGATCACCCGCGACCTGCCCAACGTCTCCCCGGATCTGCTTGCAGACCTGGACGAGCGTGGCATCATCCGCATCGGTGCCGAGGTTCGCCCCGGCGACATCCTCGTGGGCAAGGTCACGCCGAAGGGCGAGACCGAGCTTTCCGCCGAGGAGCGCCTGCTGCGCGCGATCTTCAACGAGAAGAGCCGCGAAGTTCGCGACACTTCCCTGAAGGTTCCCCACGGTGAGCGTGGCACCATCATCGGTGTCAAGGTCTTCGACTCGCAGGATGGCGACGACGAGCTGGGCTCGGGCGTCAACCAGCGTGTTGTGGTCTTCATCGCCCAGAAGCGCAAGATCACCGAGGGTGACAAGCTCGCCGGTCGTCACGGTAACAAGGGTGTCATCTCCAAGATCCTGCCGGTCGAGGACATGCCGTTCCTCGCTGACGGAACCCCGGTCGACATCATCCTGAACCCGCTGGGCATCCCCGGTCGCATGAACTTCGGTCAGGTGCTGGAGACCCACCTCGGCTGGATCGCCAAGCAGGGCTGGCAGGTTGAGGGCAAGCCCAAGTGGGCCGGCCGTCTTCCCGAAGCCGCGCACAGCGCCGCCCCGAACACCAAGGTCGCGACCCCGGTGTTCGACGGCGCCCTCGAGGAGGAAATCGCCGGTCTTCTCGACTCGACGACTCTGACTCGCGACGGCGACCGCCTGATCGACTCGACCGGAAAGACGCAGCTGTTCGATGGCCGCTCCGGCGAGCCGTACCCGATGCCCATCGCGGTCGGATACATGTACATCCTGAAGCTGCACCACCTTGTCGACGACAAGATCCACGCACGCTCGACGGGTCCGTACTCCATGATCACGCAGCAACCGCTGGGTGGTAAGGCGCAGTTCGGTGGACAGCGTTTCGGTGAGATGGAGGTGTGGGCGCTCGAAGCATATGGAGCCGCTTACGCCCTGCAGGAACTCCTGACCATCAAGTCGGACGACATCCTCGGCCGCGTCAAGGTGTACGAAGCCATCGTCAAGGGCGAGAACATTCAGGAACCCGGTATCCCCGAGAGCTTCAAGGTTCTGATCAAGGAAATGCAGTCGCTGTGCCTGAACGTCGAGGTGCTCTCGGCCGACGGAACCGCAGTCAGCCTGCGCGACACGGATGACGAGGTCTTCCGCGCAGCGGAGGAGCTGGGCATCAACATTTCCACCCGGTTTGAGTCGTCGTCAATCGACGACATCTAA
- a CDS encoding spermidine synthase: MSRGEHEHPTITLKLSGHQAVIEPDRFTPGSYQLVVDGTPQSHVNIDNPDELFFEYIQRIGHVIDLIGDPGEAITAVHLGAGALTLPRYVEATRPGSRQQVVEIESDLIDFVRAELPWDKRANLRVRHGDAREVLGKLPAGLHGSVDLLVVDIFSGARTPAHVTSREFYELAAPLLSPRGVLAVNVADGPGLAFARGQAATLSAVFGHVIGLAETQVLKGRRFGNIVFVAAHTPLDLHWVPRLLAGGPHPAKVVEGAELAQFLAAASVSTDATATPSPLPGRTVFQIGN; this comes from the coding sequence ATGAGCAGGGGCGAGCACGAACATCCGACGATCACGCTGAAACTGAGCGGGCACCAGGCCGTGATCGAGCCCGACCGGTTCACGCCGGGCAGCTACCAGCTCGTGGTCGACGGCACCCCGCAGTCGCACGTGAACATCGACAACCCCGACGAGCTGTTCTTCGAGTACATCCAGCGCATCGGACACGTCATCGACCTGATCGGCGACCCGGGCGAGGCCATCACGGCCGTGCACCTGGGAGCCGGCGCCCTCACGCTGCCCCGCTATGTGGAGGCGACCCGGCCCGGCTCACGGCAGCAGGTGGTGGAGATCGAGAGTGACCTCATCGACTTCGTGCGTGCCGAGCTGCCCTGGGACAAGCGCGCCAACCTGCGCGTGCGGCACGGCGATGCCCGCGAGGTGCTCGGCAAGCTGCCCGCCGGACTGCACGGCTCCGTGGACCTGCTGGTGGTCGACATCTTCTCGGGCGCCCGCACCCCCGCGCACGTGACCAGCCGGGAGTTCTACGAGCTCGCCGCTCCCCTGTTGTCACCGCGCGGCGTGCTCGCGGTGAACGTGGCGGATGGGCCGGGCCTCGCGTTCGCCCGCGGCCAGGCGGCCACCCTGTCGGCGGTGTTCGGCCACGTGATCGGCCTGGCCGAGACCCAGGTGCTCAAGGGACGCCGGTTCGGCAACATCGTCTTCGTCGCCGCGCACACCCCGCTCGACCTGCACTGGGTGCCGCGGCTGCTGGCCGGCGGCCCGCATCCGGCGAAGGTGGTCGAGGGCGCCGAACTGGCCCAGTTCCTGGCGGCCGCGTCGGTGTCCACGGATGCCACGGCCACGCCGTCGCCACTGCCCGGCCGCACGGTGTTCCAGATCGGCAACTAG
- a CDS encoding sorbosone dehydrogenase family protein, with translation MHHRRVWGGVVAAGMVTLLCACAASAPLPSASTTTPAQPSLEATAPATDAAPVRPSGEPVVIAEGLDAPWSILRLPGGATLISERDTALVRELLPDGSLRDAATVADVDPNGEGGLLGLAYLPLTGADGTVSDEPRPDPMPEGTPDAATTLDRGWVYAYYTAASDNRIVRMPLTGTAGSIGLGAPEQVLTGIPAAGNHNGGRIGFGPDGLLYATAGDAGDTDNAQDLGSLGGKILRMTPTGQVPADNPFGSLVYSYGHRNPQGIAWDSSGQLWASEFGQNTWDELNLITAGGNYGWPLAEGSDGGAGFTDPVRQWSTDEASPSGLAIVNDTVFMAALRGERLWRIDPSTGTVDGWFVNSFGRLRDVVSGPDGTLWFVSNNTDGRGTPAPGDDRLYQVEVRP, from the coding sequence ATGCATCACAGACGGGTTTGGGGCGGCGTGGTCGCCGCGGGCATGGTGACACTGTTGTGCGCCTGCGCGGCCAGCGCTCCCCTGCCGAGCGCCAGCACCACCACGCCGGCGCAGCCGAGCCTCGAGGCCACCGCCCCGGCGACGGATGCCGCGCCGGTGCGCCCGTCCGGTGAGCCCGTGGTGATCGCGGAAGGGCTCGACGCCCCGTGGTCGATCCTGCGGTTGCCCGGCGGCGCGACCCTGATAAGCGAACGCGACACGGCCCTCGTGCGCGAGTTGCTCCCGGACGGCAGCCTGCGCGACGCCGCAACGGTCGCCGACGTCGATCCGAACGGCGAGGGCGGGCTGCTCGGGCTGGCCTACCTGCCGCTGACCGGCGCCGACGGCACCGTCAGCGACGAGCCGCGCCCGGATCCGATGCCGGAGGGCACCCCCGACGCGGCGACAACCCTCGACCGCGGCTGGGTCTACGCGTACTACACCGCCGCATCCGACAACCGCATCGTGCGGATGCCGCTGACCGGCACCGCGGGCAGCATCGGCCTGGGCGCGCCGGAGCAGGTGCTCACCGGCATCCCCGCCGCCGGCAACCACAACGGCGGGCGCATCGGCTTCGGGCCGGACGGCCTGCTCTACGCCACGGCCGGCGATGCCGGCGACACCGACAACGCCCAGGACCTCGGCTCGCTGGGCGGCAAGATCCTGCGGATGACCCCCACCGGCCAGGTGCCGGCCGACAACCCGTTCGGCAGCCTGGTCTACTCCTATGGACACCGCAATCCGCAGGGGATCGCGTGGGATTCGTCCGGGCAGCTTTGGGCGAGCGAATTCGGCCAGAACACCTGGGACGAACTCAACCTGATCACTGCCGGCGGCAACTACGGCTGGCCCCTAGCGGAGGGCTCGGACGGTGGCGCCGGCTTCACCGACCCGGTGCGGCAGTGGTCCACCGACGAGGCGAGCCCGAGCGGCCTGGCCATCGTCAACGACACCGTGTTCATGGCCGCCCTGCGCGGCGAGCGGCTCTGGCGCATCGATCCCTCCACAGGCACCGTCGACGGCTGGTTTGTCAACAGCTTCGGGCGGCTGCGTGATGTGGTGTCCGGCCCCGATGGCACACTGTGGTTCGTGAGTAACAATACGGATGGCCGCGGCACCCCCGCCCCCGGCGACGACCGTCTCTACCAGGTGGAGGTGAGGCCCTGA
- a CDS encoding SprT-like domain-containing protein encodes MADLLRVRRWADALITLHLDASWSFDFDNAKKRAGLCNFTAKKITVSRYLAARYGDDEIHQILLHEVAHALAGARAGHGPVWRNVAVGLGYDGKRTHDGEIADDLAPWVGICAAGHTHYRYRQPTRPLACGLCGRGFTAAHVITWTRREITAAARRQAAAAAR; translated from the coding sequence ATGGCCGATCTGTTGCGGGTGCGCCGCTGGGCTGACGCGCTCATCACCCTGCACCTCGATGCCAGCTGGAGCTTCGACTTCGACAACGCCAAGAAGCGGGCCGGGCTGTGCAACTTCACCGCGAAGAAGATAACCGTGTCGCGCTACCTCGCCGCGCGGTACGGCGACGACGAGATCCACCAGATCCTGCTGCATGAGGTGGCGCACGCTCTGGCCGGCGCCCGGGCCGGGCACGGCCCGGTCTGGCGGAACGTGGCGGTCGGCCTGGGCTATGACGGCAAGCGCACCCACGACGGCGAGATCGCCGACGATCTGGCCCCGTGGGTGGGCATCTGCGCCGCCGGCCACACCCACTACCGGTATCGGCAGCCGACGCGTCCGTTGGCCTGCGGTCTCTGCGGGCGCGGCTTCACCGCCGCGCACGTGATCACCTGGACCCGGCGCGAGATCACCGCGGCCGCCCGGCGCCAGGCCGCCGCCGCCGCCCGCTGA
- a CDS encoding DUF427 domain-containing protein, with translation MKAVLNGTIVAEAAQEDLIKIEGNWYFPPSSITAGLLTPTDTAYTCSWKGACQYFTVSDGTSSVTDGAFSYPTPTPSSFDRVGQDYSGYVAFWKDLRVVD, from the coding sequence ATGAAGGCAGTACTCAACGGCACGATCGTGGCCGAAGCCGCTCAGGAAGACCTGATCAAGATCGAGGGCAACTGGTACTTCCCGCCGTCCAGCATCACGGCGGGGCTGCTCACTCCCACCGACACCGCCTACACCTGCTCGTGGAAGGGTGCGTGCCAGTACTTCACCGTCAGCGACGGCACCTCCAGCGTCACCGACGGGGCGTTCAGCTACCCCACCCCTACCCCGAGCTCGTTCGATAGGGTCGGCCAGGACTACAGCGGTTACGTCGCGTTCTGGAAAGACCTCAGGGTCGTCGACTAG
- a CDS encoding phosphosulfolactate phosphohydrolase yields the protein MSDAQPQIKYQVRFDWGLAGFQALAADADVIVLADALPPVDAARGFPTKLAAHTVIVADLGTSALVAEWALARQAEKGHRFSVAVVAVGESRADGSIRFAMEDQLVAGAVIDALAALGIDHCSPEAAAAAASYVGLRRAVKHLVKASETGQALADTGRAVAETGRAVVATGRPVVEAGQAVAETGQGLAETGQALAATDQGAATDQGAATDQSTDAGVGPDDVDVVTDFLFPA from the coding sequence GTGAGCGACGCCCAGCCCCAGATCAAGTACCAGGTCCGATTCGACTGGGGCCTCGCCGGTTTCCAGGCCCTCGCCGCGGATGCCGACGTGATAGTGCTCGCCGACGCCCTGCCGCCGGTCGATGCCGCGCGCGGCTTCCCCACCAAGTTGGCCGCCCACACCGTGATCGTCGCCGACCTCGGCACCAGCGCCCTCGTGGCCGAGTGGGCGCTCGCCCGCCAGGCCGAGAAAGGACACAGGTTCTCCGTGGCCGTCGTCGCGGTGGGGGAGAGCCGCGCCGACGGCAGCATCCGTTTTGCCATGGAGGACCAGCTCGTGGCCGGCGCCGTGATCGACGCCCTCGCCGCGCTCGGCATCGACCACTGTTCGCCTGAAGCCGCCGCCGCGGCCGCGAGCTACGTGGGTCTGCGGCGCGCCGTGAAGCACCTGGTCAAGGCCTCCGAGACCGGCCAGGCCCTCGCCGACACCGGCCGGGCCGTCGCTGAGACCGGCCGGGCCGTCGTTGCGACCGGCCGCCCCGTTGTTGAGGCCGGCCAGGCCGTAGCCGAGACCGGCCAGGGCCTCGCTGAGACCGGTCAGGCCCTCGCTGCGACGGACCAGGGCGCTGCGACGGACCAGGGCGCTGCGACGGACCAGAGCACTGACGCCGGGGTCGGCCCCGACGACGTCGACGTGGTGACCGACTTCCTCTTCCCTGCCTGA
- a CDS encoding EVE domain-containing protein, which translates to MAIRYWLGVVQQEYVLRSVAMGLAQMNFAARDILESMNESDGLVYYSPKTEFEGERLRQFTAIGYVSDNVVVQVGDSGSEYRPWRRRVQYDPDAEPASIRPLLKVLDLTRDDPDWGRQLRRGLLEISRHDFDLIRAQMRRPSADDRRR; encoded by the coding sequence GTGGCGATTCGGTACTGGCTCGGGGTGGTTCAGCAGGAGTATGTGCTGCGGAGCGTGGCCATGGGCCTGGCCCAGATGAACTTCGCCGCCCGCGACATTCTCGAGAGCATGAACGAGTCTGACGGGTTGGTGTACTACTCGCCCAAGACCGAGTTCGAGGGGGAGCGGCTGCGCCAGTTCACCGCGATCGGCTATGTGAGCGACAACGTGGTGGTGCAGGTGGGCGACTCCGGCAGCGAGTACCGGCCGTGGCGACGGCGGGTGCAGTACGACCCGGATGCCGAGCCCGCGTCGATCCGGCCGCTGCTGAAGGTGCTCGACCTCACCCGCGACGACCCCGACTGGGGCCGGCAGCTGCGCCGCGGTCTCCTGGAGATCAGCCGGCACGACTTCGACCTGATCCGTGCGCAGATGCGCCGGCCCAGCGCCGACGACCGTCGCCGCTAG
- a CDS encoding DUF1684 domain-containing protein, whose product MSTSIGALQIADWRRRVFGLYGGVRQLSARNPAAGHELWRSGRDELFAGHPASPLLPDDRAAFTGLTVAAYDPDWRFEVEVHRAEEPQRIKVETGTDGVVPFDLVGTVRLPYIGSLDVWRLASYGGGLFLPLKDALAGKSGGTYGGGRYLLDTIKGADLGPGAGDDSLILDFNFAYNPSCAYDPMWACPLPQSGNIVTVEVPVGEFYTPVD is encoded by the coding sequence ATGAGCACAAGCATCGGAGCCCTACAGATCGCCGACTGGCGCCGACGTGTGTTCGGGCTCTATGGCGGGGTGCGCCAGCTGAGCGCGCGCAACCCGGCCGCCGGCCACGAACTGTGGCGCTCCGGCCGCGACGAACTCTTCGCCGGGCATCCGGCCTCGCCGCTGCTGCCGGATGACCGGGCCGCGTTCACCGGCCTCACCGTCGCCGCGTACGACCCCGACTGGCGGTTCGAGGTGGAGGTGCACCGCGCTGAGGAGCCTCAGCGCATCAAGGTGGAGACCGGCACCGACGGCGTTGTGCCGTTCGACCTGGTGGGCACCGTGCGGCTGCCCTATATCGGCTCGCTCGACGTCTGGCGGCTGGCCAGCTACGGCGGCGGCCTGTTCCTGCCGCTCAAAGACGCCCTGGCCGGTAAGTCCGGCGGCACCTACGGCGGCGGCCGGTACCTGCTGGACACCATCAAGGGTGCCGACCTCGGCCCCGGCGCGGGCGACGACAGCCTGATCCTGGACTTCAACTTCGCCTACAACCCGTCCTGCGCCTACGACCCGATGTGGGCCTGCCCGCTGCCGCAGTCCGGCAACATCGTCACCGTCGAGGTGCCGGTCGGCGAGTTCTACACGCCAGTGGACTAG
- a CDS encoding DEAD/DEAH box helicase, whose product MSETSFGALGVPAPLVAVLTSQGIDSPFPIQVDTLPDTLKGRDVLGRGKTGSGKTLAFSIPMVSRLGGKLAGGKRRPGRPLGLILAPTRELATQITAALTPLAEAYGLNTTTIFGGVSQNRQVAALKAGVDIVVACPGRLEDLMKQGFVNLDSVEITVLDEADHMADLGFLPVVTRILDKTPSSGQRLLFSATLDNGVDKIVRRFLHNEVLHSVDEATSHVSAMTHHVFEVDTAESKKELIEKLASGTGRRILFMRTKHHAKKLAKALTDAGIPSVDLHGNLSQVARDRNLAAFSAGDVKVLVATDVAARGVHVDDIELVIHVDPPAEHKAYLHRSGRTARAGSAGDVVTIVLPAQKRDTDQLLRKAAITVTPQRVNAGSAAVIALTGDVAAYVKPVPRVEQPHGQSQGGRSQGANAQRKRVNRDDRDNGGRGSRDSGGRGGRSGDAVAAGAGGGARRERTERPASSGRGHAPRTNGSGSGPGGSGRSGGLQVGGLVRGSGSTGGGARRSAPRRAQG is encoded by the coding sequence TTGTCTGAAACTTCCTTTGGCGCGCTTGGCGTGCCCGCTCCCCTCGTTGCCGTGCTCACCTCGCAGGGCATCGACAGCCCGTTCCCGATCCAGGTCGACACCCTGCCCGACACCCTCAAGGGCCGCGACGTCCTGGGCCGCGGTAAGACCGGCTCCGGAAAGACCCTCGCGTTCTCCATCCCGATGGTGTCCCGCCTCGGCGGCAAGCTCGCCGGCGGCAAGCGCCGCCCGGGCCGCCCGCTCGGCCTGATCCTCGCACCGACCCGCGAGCTGGCCACCCAGATCACCGCAGCGCTCACCCCGCTTGCCGAGGCCTACGGCCTGAACACCACCACCATCTTCGGCGGCGTCTCGCAGAACCGCCAGGTCGCCGCGCTCAAGGCCGGCGTCGACATCGTCGTGGCCTGCCCCGGCCGTCTCGAAGACCTCATGAAGCAGGGCTTCGTGAACCTCGACTCCGTCGAGATCACCGTGCTCGACGAGGCCGACCACATGGCCGACCTGGGCTTCCTGCCCGTCGTGACGCGCATCCTGGACAAGACCCCGTCCAGCGGCCAGCGCCTGCTGTTCTCCGCCACGCTCGACAACGGCGTGGACAAGATCGTGCGCCGGTTCCTGCACAACGAGGTTCTGCACTCGGTCGACGAGGCCACCAGCCACGTCTCCGCGATGACCCACCACGTGTTCGAGGTCGACACCGCCGAGTCCAAGAAGGAGCTCATCGAGAAGCTCGCTTCGGGCACCGGCCGTCGCATCCTGTTCATGCGCACCAAGCACCACGCCAAGAAGCTGGCCAAGGCGCTGACGGATGCCGGCATCCCCTCCGTCGACCTGCACGGCAACCTGTCCCAGGTGGCCCGTGACCGCAACCTCGCCGCGTTCAGCGCCGGCGATGTGAAGGTGCTCGTCGCCACCGACGTCGCCGCCCGTGGCGTGCACGTCGACGACATCGAGCTCGTCATCCACGTGGACCCGCCCGCAGAGCACAAGGCGTACCTGCACCGCTCGGGCCGCACCGCCCGGGCCGGCAGCGCCGGTGACGTGGTCACCATCGTGCTGCCCGCGCAGAAGCGCGACACCGACCAGCTGCTGCGCAAGGCCGCCATCACGGTGACCCCGCAGCGCGTGAACGCCGGCTCTGCCGCCGTGATCGCCCTCACCGGTGACGTGGCCGCATACGTCAAGCCCGTTCCCCGCGTCGAGCAGCCACATGGCCAGTCGCAGGGCGGCCGCTCGCAGGGCGCCAACGCCCAGCGCAAGCGCGTCAACCGTGACGACCGCGACAACGGCGGCCGCGGTTCGCGCGACTCCGGTGGCCGTGGCGGCCGCAGCGGCGACGCCGTTGCCGCCGGCGCCGGTGGTGGCGCTCGTCGTGAGCGCACCGAGCGTCCGGCCTCGTCCGGCCGCGGCCACGCGCCCCGCACCAATGGTTCGGGTTCCGGCCCGGGCGGCTCCGGTCGCTCCGGCGGCCTGCAGGTCGGCGGCCTTGTCCGCGGCTCCGGTTCCACCGGCGGCGGCGCCCGCCGTTCGGCTCCGCGCCGCGCGCAGGGCTAG